Proteins encoded together in one Lathyrus oleraceus cultivar Zhongwan6 chromosome 5, CAAS_Psat_ZW6_1.0, whole genome shotgun sequence window:
- the LOC127082131 gene encoding cyclin-L1-1, with product MDSNFLCHGQVPPDEKHSVDQKDGIDEATETTLGIYGCDLIQESGILLRLPQAVVATGQVLFHRFYCKKSFARLNVKKVAASSVWLASKLEENPRKASQATNRNGDTDNATCKSTRKPKLLH from the exons atggatagcaattttCTATGTCATGGTCAGGTGCcccctgatgaaaagcacagtgTAGATCAG AAAGATGGTATTGATGAAGCTACTGAAACCACCCTTGGAATCTATGGCTGTGATCTCATCCAAGAAAGCGGCATTTTGCTGAGATTACCACAGGCAGTCGTGGCCACTGGGCAGGTTCTATTTCATCGTTTCTATTGCAAGAAGTCATTTGCACGGCTTAATGTCAAGAAAGTTGCTGCAAGCTCAGTGTGGCTGGCTTCAAAACTGGAGGAAAACCCAAGAAAAGCTAGCCAAGCCACAAACCGCAACGGCGACACCGACAATGCGACCTGCAAGAGTACGCGAAAACCAAAGCTGCTACACTAA